CGCTCGCGTCGCGATCGAACTGCATGAAGACGAGGTTCCAGATCTCGAGCCAGCGGTCGCATTCGCAGGCGGGCCCGAGGCACGGCCGGCCCGCGGCGGCCTCCGGGCACGGGATGTGATCGCCCTGGTGGAAGTGGATCTCCGAGCACGGGCCGCACGGCCCCGTGTCGCCCATCGCCCAGAAGTTGTCCTTCTCGCCGAGCCGGAGGACGTCGTCGTCGCGGAGCCCGGCGATCTTCTTCCACAGCGCGTGCGCCTCGTCGTCGTCGGTGAAAACGGTCGCCTTGAGCCGGCGCGGGTCGAGGCCGAGGTCGCGCGTCAGGAACTCCCACGCGAACTTGATCGCGTCGGCCTTGAAGTAATCGCCGAACGAGAAGTTGCCGAGCATCTCGAAGAACGTGTGATGGCGCGCCGTGCGCCCGACGTTCTCGAGGTCGTTGTGCTTGCCGCCCGCGCGCACGCACTTCTGGCAGCTCGTGGCGCGCACGTAGTCGCGCCGCTCCTCGCCGAGGAAGACGGACTTGAACTGGACCATGCCGGAGTTGGTGAAGAGGAGCGTCGGGTCGTCGCCGGGCACGAGCGAGGACGAGCGCACGCGCGTGTGGCCCTGCGCCTCGAAGTACCTGAGGAATTTCGCGCGGAGCTCGGCGCCGGTCATAGGAAGGCCAATTGTACCATCGGCTCTCCGGGCCTTTCGGTGCGCGCGCGGGGGCTCATTCGTCGGGCGCGACGCCAACCGCCTCCCGCACCACGCGCGCGACGATCCCCGCCGCGAAGCCGCGCCGGAGGAGCTGGTCGCGCAGGCGCGCCGCCGCGCGCTCGGGCGCTGCGCGGCGGAGCGCCGGGAGCCGGCGCCGCGCGAGGGCACGCGCCTGGGCGAGCTGGTCCTCGCCCTCGAGGGTCGCGAGCGCCGCGTCCGCGAGCGCCGCGGCGACGCCGCGGGCGCGGAGCTCGGCGCGGAGGCGCGCGGCGCCGTAGCCGCGCGCGGCGCGCGTCTGGACCCAGTGGCGGGCGAACGCGGCGTCGTCCACGTGGCCGCGGCCGGCGAGCTCGGCCACCACCGCGGCCGCGACGTCCTTCGGGGCGCCGCGGCGCGCGAGACGCACGGCGAGCTCGCGCGCGGTCCACGCGCGACGGGAGAGGAGATCGGCCGCGGCGAGGCGCGCGGCCCGGGCGTCGAGGGCCTTCCTGGGCGCGCTTATCGCTTGAAGAAGGACGTGCCGGCCGGCGTCGTGACCGGCTTCTCGTCCTTCTTCTGCTCGAACGACGCCTCGCCCGCGGAGAAGATGCCGCGCACCTTCAGGTCGAAGTCGTCGGCGTTGGTCGCCGCCTCGCGCGCCGTTTCGTACGAGATCATGCCCTCGCGGTAGAGC
This genomic interval from Candidatus Methylomirabilota bacterium contains the following:
- a CDS encoding RecX family transcriptional regulator, with amino-acid sequence MRLARRGAPKDVAAAVVAELAGRGHVDDAAFARHWVQTRAARGYGAARLRAELRARGVAAALADAALATLEGEDQLAQARALARRRLPALRRAAPERAAARLRDQLLRRGFAAGIVARVVREAVGVAPDE